The DNA region CACGGCCGACAATCTCTTTCTCCGGATGACGGCGGAGCAGTGGGATCAGGTGATGGACGTCAACGTCGACTCGCTCTTCTCGATCACGCAGGCGGTCGTGAAGAAGATGATCCGGACGCGCTGGGGACGCATCATCAACATCTCGTCGGTCGTCGGTCTGACGGGCAACCCGGGGCAGGTCAATTACGCGGCGTCGAAGTCGGCGATCATAGGATTCACCAAAGCGCTCGCGCTCGAGATCGCGAGCCGCAACATCACGGTCAATGCAATCGCGCCCGGTTTCATCCGGACGGCGATGACGGATCAGATGACCGAGGACGCTCGCAAGGGGATGGAGGGGCGGATCGCCTCCCGCCGCCTCGGAGAAGTCGACGACATCGCTTTCGCGACCGTCTTTCTCGCTTCGGAACAGGCGTCCTACATTACCGGCACGGTGTTGAATGTGAGTGGCGGGCTGGCGACGGTGTGAGAGAAGCAGGGATCAGGGAAAGAAGCAGGGATCAGGGGTCAGGAATCAGGGATCAGGTAAGGCGTGCTGACTCGCCTGCACCGTCCCCGAACTTGCGCGATGACGCACATCACCGGGAGGGCGAGGCGCCTGCCGAGCCGCCCCGTCACGAGCTCCCGCAATGTCGCCCTCCCGGCGCACCGTCACAAACTTGGGCGATTCGAACACTCGTCATCCTGAGCCCGGCGAAGCG from Acidobacteriota bacterium includes:
- the fabG gene encoding 3-oxoacyl-[acyl-carrier-protein] reductase: MKIDLSGKTALVTGASRGIGEAIALRLGEAGANVLCAARTIDAVKKVAESIRGAGGKASGVELDISADDAQAKVEKLIEENTSIDILVNNAGVTADNLFLRMTAEQWDQVMDVNVDSLFSITQAVVKKMIRTRWGRIINISSVVGLTGNPGQVNYAASKSAIIGFTKALALEIASRNITVNAIAPGFIRTAMTDQMTEDARKGMEGRIASRRLGEVDDIAFATVFLASEQASYITGTVLNVSGGLATV